In Pseudophryne corroboree isolate aPseCor3 chromosome 3, aPseCor3.hap2, whole genome shotgun sequence, a genomic segment contains:
- the LOC135058061 gene encoding uncharacterized protein LOC135058061 — MADVEQQGQDQQATITLQLTPVDPSQPIQLQDIPQASMSPQLAQAPPQTQIPDDFWASWTSQQAQSNASLTAHTQHLASLPHHLPRISRNSGRLIVQVGRIATSMEQIRADNNQMLAHLTRIIDEQQRHQQALVQLIQHNQVVNESLSRIVASHTATNTQLNASINNLSNNITLMAAQQVTSSSGTTTPIQTPVTSPVRRSSRARASEPAQSTAPSTHKRKK, encoded by the coding sequence atggccgacgtggagcagcagggacaagaccaacaggcaaccatcacactgcaacttacacctgttgacccgagccagccaatacagctgcaggatatcccccaagcctccatgagtccacaactggcacaagctccaccccaaacacaaataccagatgacttttgggccagttggacaagccaacaggcccaaagcaatgccagcctgaccgcacatacccaacaccttgccagtctgccccatcatctaccgcgcattagtcgcaactcgggcagactgattgtacaagtaggccgaatcgcaacatcgatggagcaaataagggctgacaacaaccaaatgctggctcatttaacgcgcatcattgatgagcaacagcgccatcagcaggcactcgttcaactcattcagcacaaccaggttgtgaatgagtcgttatcccggattgtagccagccacactgcaaccaacacacaactgaatgctagcattaataatttgagcaacaacataacattgatggcagctcaacaagtgacctccagctctgggaccacgacccctatccaaacgccagtaacctcccctgttcggcgttcctccagagcacgtgccagtgagccagcacaaagcacagcacccagcacacacaagcgaaaaaaataa